A genomic stretch from Pseudomonadota bacterium includes:
- a CDS encoding VOC family protein has translation MFDHVVISTADYEASKAFFLRALEPIGIEVVSEGALGIELSSDGKSSLCIRRAEETPTHLHLAFIAQNREQVDEFYRASLEAGAKDNGAPGIRTQYSGTYYAAFVIGPDGHNIEVVCHKA, from the coding sequence GTGTTTGATCACGTGGTCATTAGCACGGCCGACTATGAGGCGAGTAAAGCGTTTTTCCTAAGAGCCTTAGAGCCAATCGGCATAGAAGTCGTTTCCGAGGGGGCGCTCGGGATTGAGCTTAGCTCTGATGGCAAGTCGTCGCTGTGTATCCGTCGGGCCGAGGAAACACCAACACACCTTCATCTAGCGTTCATTGCACAAAACCGCGAGCAAGTTGATGAATTTTATCGGGCATCTCTGGAAGCCGGAGCAAAGGATAATGGCGCGCCGGGCATCCGTACGCAGTATAGTGGAACTTACTACGCAGCGTTTGTTATCGGGCCAGATGGCCACAACATTGAAGTGGTGTGTCACAAAGCCTAG